Proteins found in one Candidatus Margulisiibacteriota bacterium genomic segment:
- the lpxA gene encoding acyl-ACP--UDP-N-acetylglucosamine O-acyltransferase, producing the protein MTLNINEIMDILPHRYPFLLIDRVLEATENRAVGIKNITINEAFFQGHFPGHPIMPGVLIIEAMAQLSGIVLLNTPSTKGKIAYFAAISDARFKRPVTPGDQIRFEVEIKKIKGPIAKTSGKAFVDGNLVAETEMTFSLVSSLLETLIDPTAKIHPNAVLGKDVKIGPHAYIGEGVILKNNVTIEANVVVEQWTTIGENTHVHYGAIIGNSTQDKKFNKTDKSYVTIGKNCDIREYVTINRATIQNGATKIGDNCLLLTMVHIGHDCVLGNDIVMSNAVQVAGHVQIENRAIIGGMAGITQFCRIGTMAMVGGYSKVNQDVPPYMLVEGNPACIRSMNIIGLERNDVSKQNQRDMKEAYKALFRSNMNTSQAIEKIKNELKINSTEVNHLISFLQAESKSGIMKRGNKDSSETES; encoded by the coding sequence ATGACCTTAAACATTAACGAAATCATGGATATTCTACCTCACAGATACCCCTTCTTACTAATAGATCGAGTTTTAGAAGCTACAGAAAATAGAGCTGTAGGAATAAAAAACATAACTATCAATGAAGCCTTCTTTCAGGGTCATTTTCCTGGTCACCCTATTATGCCTGGCGTACTAATCATTGAAGCGATGGCTCAGCTCTCTGGCATCGTTTTATTAAATACTCCTTCAACAAAAGGCAAAATAGCCTACTTTGCAGCTATTAGTGACGCAAGGTTTAAACGACCAGTAACTCCAGGTGACCAAATAAGATTTGAAGTTGAAATAAAAAAAATAAAAGGACCAATTGCAAAAACTAGCGGGAAAGCCTTTGTCGATGGTAACTTAGTTGCAGAAACAGAAATGACCTTCTCCTTAGTAAGTTCTCTACTAGAAACACTCATTGACCCAACTGCCAAAATTCACCCAAATGCAGTCTTAGGAAAAGATGTAAAAATAGGACCGCATGCTTACATTGGTGAAGGTGTCATCCTTAAAAACAATGTAACAATTGAAGCTAATGTAGTTGTTGAACAATGGACAACAATTGGCGAAAATACACATGTCCACTATGGGGCGATTATTGGCAACTCTACTCAGGACAAAAAATTCAACAAAACTGATAAAAGCTATGTAACTATTGGTAAAAATTGTGACATCCGAGAATATGTAACAATTAACCGAGCTACTATCCAAAATGGTGCAACAAAAATTGGTGATAATTGCTTATTGCTAACCATGGTTCATATCGGACATGATTGTGTGCTAGGTAACGATATTGTAATGTCTAATGCTGTTCAGGTTGCTGGCCATGTACAAATAGAAAACAGGGCAATTATTGGCGGAATGGCTGGGATAACGCAATTCTGTAGAATTGGTACAATGGCAATGGTTGGTGGATATTCTAAAGTTAACCAAGATGTTCCTCCCTACATGCTTGTTGAAGGTAACCCTGCTTGCATCCGTAGCATGAACATAATTGGACTAGAAAGAAACGACGTTTCAAAACAAAACCAACGTGACATGAAAGAAGCGTATAAAGCTTTATTCCGTTCGAACATGAATACCAGTCAAGCAATCGAAAAAATTAAAAACGAACTAAAAATCAACTCAACAGAAGTTAATCATCTAATCTCTTTCCTTCAGGCAGAATCTAAAAGTGGCATCATGAAAAGAGGAAACAAAGACTCCTCTGAAACTGAATCATAA
- a CDS encoding type III PLP-dependent enzyme, with the protein MEHRGIHDYLSKKELNGIKKFSVGKQTPFLIVSLEKVAQNYDDLKKNLPYAKIYYAVKANPDEKVLKLLAKRGSNFDTATIYELDQLLELGVSPDRISFGNTIKKEEDIAYAYEKGIRMYATDSIVDLLKISRAAPESKVFFRLLSSGGDADWPLSKKFGVYPDTAYKLAKKAKKLGLIPYGLSFHVGSQQREIGQWDNAIAKCKYLFDALKKDGIELKMINMGGGFPANYVQPTQSLEVYADEITRFLEEDFPEGLPEIIIEPGRSIVADSGVMVSEVVMVTKKTKLDTYRWVFLDVGKFNGLIETIDESIKFPIFTEKHANSKKISDVIIAGPTCDSADIMYEDFKYTLADSLKEQDRVFILTTGAYTYSYCSVCFNGFPPLKVYIEDKF; encoded by the coding sequence ATGGAACACAGAGGAATTCATGATTATCTTTCTAAAAAAGAACTAAACGGAATAAAGAAATTTTCTGTTGGTAAACAAACACCATTTCTGATTGTAAGCCTTGAAAAAGTAGCTCAAAATTATGATGATTTAAAAAAAAATCTCCCTTACGCAAAAATATACTATGCAGTAAAAGCAAACCCTGATGAAAAAGTCTTAAAACTGTTAGCAAAAAGAGGCTCAAATTTTGATACTGCAACTATTTATGAACTAGATCAATTACTTGAGCTTGGAGTCTCTCCTGACCGTATAAGTTTTGGGAATACAATTAAAAAAGAAGAAGACATTGCCTATGCCTATGAAAAAGGGATAAGAATGTACGCAACTGACTCTATCGTTGATTTACTGAAAATATCCAGAGCAGCCCCAGAATCTAAGGTTTTCTTTAGACTACTTTCCTCTGGCGGAGATGCCGACTGGCCTCTTTCTAAAAAATTCGGAGTTTATCCGGATACTGCCTATAAATTAGCAAAGAAAGCAAAAAAACTTGGACTTATTCCTTATGGACTTTCTTTCCATGTTGGCTCACAACAAAGGGAAATTGGGCAATGGGATAACGCTATAGCCAAGTGCAAATATTTATTTGATGCACTGAAAAAAGATGGCATAGAACTAAAAATGATCAATATGGGTGGCGGATTCCCTGCCAACTATGTACAACCAACACAGTCGCTGGAAGTCTATGCTGATGAAATAACTAGATTCCTAGAAGAAGACTTCCCTGAAGGTCTTCCTGAAATAATAATAGAACCCGGACGATCAATTGTTGCTGACTCTGGCGTAATGGTGTCAGAAGTAGTTATGGTAACAAAAAAAACAAAGTTAGACACATACAGATGGGTGTTTTTGGACGTAGGAAAATTTAATGGTTTAATCGAAACAATTGATGAGTCTATTAAATTTCCCATCTTTACAGAAAAACATGCTAACTCCAAAAAAATTAGTGATGTAATCATTGCAGGGCCAACTTGCGATAGCGCAGACATTATGTATGAAGATTTCAAATACACTCTTGCCGATAGCCTGAAAGAACAAGACAGAGTATTTATTCTAACTACAGGTGCTTATACCTATAGCTATTGTTCCGTCTGCTTTAATGGTTTCCCTCCGCTAAAAGTCTACATCGAAGATAAGTTTTAA
- the lpxB gene encoding lipid-A-disaccharide synthase, which translates to MDYEKYKRVLILTGEVSGDMHGGYLLKHLKQLSPELKAFAIGSDHLKDAGAVIIKDITKKSTIGFLETLKNIPMLYLLKNKLIKILKQQHIDLLLCIDFQGFNTILAKKAKEMGIHVVYYIPPQEWVWGSEKGVKKITTITDKIVTIFQEEYDAYKQYTKNVRFFGHPLTQIITDANVQVEQQKNTIAVFPGSRKQEITYCFPEMIKIMKELHNTDNKKKFIINLPNTHYLATIQQKTQGMESYVTIRTGKTYETLAESEFALVTSGTITLECLLMGTPHIVFYKFNPVSFLIINHYLRKKFKYDYYSLTNILSGKEIVPEYMQNFDTQSICKKIIEILSDDKKVLLLKENLQNIKIKLSSKNEENLLVEISNYILS; encoded by the coding sequence ATGGACTACGAAAAATACAAAAGGGTCTTAATCCTTACTGGTGAAGTTTCTGGAGACATGCATGGTGGTTATCTACTAAAACATTTAAAACAGCTTTCCCCTGAGCTTAAAGCCTTCGCTATTGGAAGCGACCACCTAAAGGATGCTGGGGCAGTAATCATTAAAGATATAACCAAAAAATCAACCATTGGTTTTCTAGAAACACTCAAAAATATTCCAATGTTATACTTATTAAAAAATAAACTTATAAAAATTCTTAAACAACAGCACATTGACCTCCTGCTTTGCATTGATTTCCAAGGATTTAACACAATATTAGCTAAAAAAGCCAAAGAAATGGGCATTCATGTCGTCTATTATATTCCTCCTCAAGAATGGGTTTGGGGCTCAGAAAAAGGAGTAAAAAAAATAACCACAATTACTGACAAAATAGTCACTATTTTTCAAGAAGAATATGACGCTTACAAACAATACACAAAAAACGTACGGTTTTTTGGGCATCCACTAACACAGATAATTACTGATGCTAATGTTCAAGTTGAGCAACAAAAAAACACAATCGCTGTTTTCCCTGGTTCGAGAAAGCAAGAAATCACCTATTGTTTCCCAGAAATGATAAAAATTATGAAAGAACTACATAATACAGACAATAAGAAGAAATTTATTATTAACCTTCCAAATACACATTACCTTGCTACCATCCAACAAAAAACTCAAGGGATGGAGAGCTATGTAACGATTAGAACTGGAAAAACTTACGAAACACTTGCTGAAAGCGAATTTGCCTTAGTTACTTCTGGAACAATTACACTAGAATGTTTACTGATGGGCACACCTCATATTGTTTTCTATAAATTCAACCCTGTTTCTTTCTTAATTATTAATCATTATCTAAGAAAAAAATTTAAATATGACTACTACTCTTTAACAAATATCCTTTCTGGAAAAGAAATAGTGCCCGAATATATGCAAAACTTTGATACTCAAAGTATCTGTAAAAAAATAATCGAAATATTATCGGATGACAAAAAGGTGCTACTTTTAAAAGAAAACCTTCAAAACATTAAAATAAAACTCAGTTCAAAAAACGAAGAAAATTTACTTGTAGAAATAAGTAACTACATCCTCTCTTAA